The following is a genomic window from Thunnus maccoyii chromosome 13, fThuMac1.1, whole genome shotgun sequence.
GCTGCCGGTGACAcgcacacgcgcgcgcgcgcgcacgcTGTAAACAATCCCGTTGGCTCGTGAGTGGGACAATTTTGCGAAGAAACAACATCTGTCTGGATGCAGCTctcactgttttatttacacCATCGAAATCCACGACATAGAGAATGAATGGGAAGTtatcgacacacacacacacacacacacacacacacacacacacacacacacacacacacacacaccatctttattttctcctctgatCTCATAAATGGCCTTTATGGACTCAAAATGACGGGAATCCGTCGTGGTGATAAGTTTAATCCCTGAAAGCAAAAGGAAGAAGTGACGACCAGTAGAAGATAAGAAAAAGAGATGATGGGAgtattttaagaaaaacatattttatactttatatcaTAAAATAACTGTATtgcatatatattatatacagtagagATGCTGATTATTAGGGGAATTAATGCAGTAATGAGTAAATAGCTGCTACAGATTTGTTTCAGAAAGGCCATCAGCAGAGACCATGAAGTCACCACCGGATcattacaaaaacagaagaacatGATCGGAATACTGAGATCGATAATATCTGTATTAGCTTATCCGTTAACCTAGCTTATCTAAGGTGTTAGCTGCTGTTCGTTGACCTGTGTTTAAGTGATGCTCCTCCGTTGCCAGCCCGCCAGCCGCGTCGTTCCTCTGATTTATCGACGCGTCGGTACCGAGCAAGCTGTTCTCCCCGCCGCCATGTTCCCGGTGAGTCCCGTGCGTCGCGGTCCCGCTGTCCGTCCGTCCGGTCCGAGGCCGCTGTCGGTGTCCGGTGGCatttggagagagagagaggggtacgATCCGGAGCGCCGAGATTTACTGCGATCGAGTGCGCGAGCTGCGGCACCGAGCGGCAAGTGAGCGGCAACTACAGAAACGCGTTTCCGGCGACGCTTTCAGAATAAGACTTGAAGGGTGATGGTTTGTGTTGCTTCTTTTTTAGAGGCGCCTTCTGTagaatttaaaggtgcagtctgtttaatttaaaggtttaattagtgtataatcacctgaaaataagaatcactgtgttttcattaacttagaatgagcccttaaTATTTTAGTAGGGAGTGTGTCCTCCAGCAAAAATTAGTTTTCCTAGGATGGTGAAGTCATGACTCACCCGACtctacctctgattggctcaccctaatattcttaccctaaccctaaccagtcTCACccctcatgcctaaacctaaccaacccaaccaaagaaggcaacgagtactagaGGTAGAGTgaggcgggtcatgacttcttctacggtagcccagaacagacaaaccaaacagaggctctagagagggcctttcgtgtttttcGCACGGCCACTATAGGTTCTCCTataccagtggttctcaaaaaGGGGTCCAGGgtaaggctgtattcagaccaaatcgGCAGTGCGGCGAAAACgtcagtcctcccattcatttgaatgggggtagtgcatTTCGGCTGTGGGCGTTTTGGCCGCAGCAGCGCCGCACTGGCCTGCAGCCAGAAAGTTGAGCTAGAGTCAatttttggagaaacacaacccAAAGTCACTGTAGCTACAatattctttacattttattttctgtaaagcacATTGAATTGTCCTgggtatgaaatgtgctatatgaATGAAGTTGTCCTGTCTTTGTTGATGAATTGCTGTGTAGTTCCTTTTCAGTGgtgtaaagaaagaaagtggtcgatcaacagaagattaattggcaactattttaagtacatttttgggtcatttttttaaagcaaaaatgacaaaaaataagcTGGTCTAAACTTCCCAAATGTgatatttaatgtgtttgtcgaacatgatggtaaactggacatctttggattttggactgttaattagacaaaacaagacatttggagACTTAACCTTGGGCTGTAGGGACCTTAATcggatatttttcactattttctgacattttatggacaaaactatttaatcaagaaaataatcagtagattaatcaataattgttagttgcagccctggttTTTATGCTGCCTTGCTGCAAAAGTAATTCCCTTGAGAGACAATACAGATctgaactagagctgcaacaattagttgattaactgattagttgccaactattaaattaatcgccaattattttgataatagattaattgtttggagtcattcATTAAGCAAAAAATATGTCCCATTTCTCTGGTTCTGTTTTCATCAAGGCTTTAAAAATGAGACTTGAAAGTTGATGCTTTGAGTTGCTCCATTGATGAATTACtgcttagttacttttcagtggtggaaagaaacAAAGTACAATTACTCAAGTAATGTgctaaaatacaattttaaagtTCTTGTGTAAAGCACAAGTAGTTTCTGTTGCTTTCTACATCAcatcactacatttcagagagaaatattgtactttttactgtgtaccagaattttgtttttattcttcaagCATATTAATCATTTTACAACACCACAGATTTATTTCATCAAGATGACCGTGACATGACCTTGAGATAATGTGCCTAAAAAACATCCTGATGTTGTTGTGcatgttgtaaataaaacatatactGAATGTCAACTTTGGGCCTCTGTatagttgttttttattgttcaatGTGACTCAATCTACAGAATGTTGAAATCAATGGTTTTTCCAAACAAGCTAAATATAATATGATTCCCATGAGCATTTCCCATTTCCGTTAATCTATATGTAGTTCCATTCTTTAagtcatcattttttattttgatttattcatatttttactaCTTAAAAATTAAATGAGGTACTCAATAATCAGTGCTCACTATGGTGCGTTTGCAATACAAATGATTAATTACTTGAGTATCTGCTGCGTACACTTCAGTAGTTGTAATTTCAcgtcatataaaatataatcacTCACTGCAGTTTTAAAAAGGGGCATTTCCACAtgaacatttttgtctttagaaGTGACATACCACTTGttaatttcattttgaaagaatGATCACCTGACGTCCGGTTCGTTCCTGTCTAACTGGATATATCTTGACAAACCTTTCTGCAGCAGCCAAGACGGCAATCTCtgcagagaaggagggaggataAAGATCCAGCGAGAGAGACAGCGGACATCAATACACATCAGTAATCATAATTGATTTCAAAATTTAATCATCACTGTCACCACAGCTGCCACAATACATCAGagtattactgtaaatatatatataatatttaaaagatcATGCAATATTATTCTTATTTCAGTTTAGGCCTGTATCATCTACTGGTAGCCTATACGGAATTTGTATTATGCTCTACAGTACTACATTACATATTACCTGTGCAAAATaacactttattgatcccaaaAGGGGAATTTACGTTACGGTAGTACAAGAAACAGGTAGGAAACAGAAATACatctatttaaaataataaatacaacaaaagaagacattaaataaatgacattcaaaaactaaatacatttctgaacaaaaaagtagttccctgaccgggaatcgaacccgggccgcggcggtgagagcgccgaatcctaaccactagaccaccagggaGAGATGCTAagaaatgacatcatcattgtatttatttaacgCAATATGCGGTGTATTGCTTCACAACTAGTTCATGTAGGCTGTGCAGTTTTCACCACATGAGCCCTTACCGTACCGTAACGGTTAGGCGCGTGCTTATCATCATGTCAGTAGCGGTTAACTACCGTTACTATGGCCCGAAGTCGTTAGTAACTAACGTTAGCTGAATGTAGTTAACGTTAACATATTACCGATAACTTACAGCACGTTGCACGTAGTTAGTTGGTTCGGGAAATTTAGATGTTAGTGGTACAAGTAAATTAACGATTATTCATTTTCTACACTGTTAAGAAATGACGTTCGTCCCTCATCCGATCATGTCAGCTCGCTAACTGCAGCTAGCTTGCAAGCTAGCAACTGTTAGCGGCTTTGTGCCATGCGAAGCTGCGGTTTCTAATGAATGGCTAATCGCACAGCAATAATATTAACACGAAATAAACTATGAGCGCTTCAAAACAACTGTGTAATGTTGATATACTCTCTTATTTACCTTGTGAGACGCAAGACCTCGTGGCGCAACGGTAGCGCGTCTGACTCCAGATCAGAAGGTTGCGTGTTCAAATCACGTCGGGgtcaaacttttcattttaacattgaCAGTTCTTTTATCCATCATTTTAGTAGATATTCAGAAATGCATAACCATTACTTAAAATTTTACTCATTTACACATTACTTACTATTAATGTAAAATAAGGCCATTCTTggctattttctgacattttatagaccaaacaattactccataaatggagaaaataatcaacaaaataatcagtgactaaaataatcattacttaCAGCCAGAGGGTGGAGGCattgacaaataaaaccaaaactgccTTACTGACTAGATACCTCTAATAATTGATATAACAACTGATCTTTAAATCAACTATAGATGGTCACAGATGTGTCTTTACTTGTCAGGTATTTTATTAGCTGCTCAGTCAGAGTGAAAACTGGAACCTCTGATGTTAAAATCGACTTTTTTGTCGATTTTAACATCCTCAGCCTCATTCCTAAATGTGCCGCAAGTTGTTGACGTTGAGGCTTTTTAAAGACAGACCTATTTCTCTGTGACCTACTTCTGTCCCACAGAACCTGGAAACCTTCGTCCACTTTGCTTCAGCAGGAGAAGTGCTGTTATGTTTATTCAGACGAATAAAAGTGAAGGGTTTCATTTCGAAAGGTTTAGttcaacacacattttaatgagTAAAAGTCCCACTAAATATCTCATAAACAGAGATCTTCAATACAAACCCAAACTGAGGTTTTCTGTCTGCATTGTTTCAGAGGAGGTGACACCGTTTTTTGCACAATTTAAGAATAATATGAGCAAACATAAATCACGAGAACCACATAAAGTAAAGcttaaagttttgttttattattgtattgtaaaCTTAtcaagcaaataaataaaaacaaagctctACAGATTGCATGCTTGGGAATAGACCTGAATGCTTCCAGTcacaaacagattttatttttgttgttattcttgactttttcaaacaaaaaatgcaaCTTAATACCTTCAGCTTTTACTAGGAAATGTAGCTTTTTCTTGACTTCTTGCAAATGTGAACACTAGTATCTAACAGCGAGGTAGAGCTGAACACATGAAACCAAAGCAAAACGGATATAAAGTCCTACTGGTTTGTTGGAGTGAAATCTAATTACAGTTTTTGGAAACTGCGGCTGTGGTTGCTTgtaatttttactagatttgttttctttagatCAACACTTCCAACATTcagtgattaaaatgttttctggagatttaaatattggggttttttttggtgatCAGGACTTAAATGTCTCATTATACCTCGACATAGCTGACTTTCACCTTCATCACAGAGCTTATTATTCTGGGCAAGATAATGATTAGCAACTAGTTAGGCTTTGTTATTGTAATATCAAACATCAACACTGAGCTGGCAGGAAAGTTTCAGCGTCTTTCAAGTTACTATGTGGAGAATTTCTACGTGATTGCAGCAGATGTCTAATTAATCTGATGgaaaaaggttttgtttgtgtaaCTTGGTGAAGCCTTTGTGTTGCTGTCTGTGTCTATGAGGGGTTGTTGCAGCGTGAATTGATGTCTGTCACATTGCTGTTTGTTGATTTGACCACAAGATGGAGCCAAAGTACCTTTTAAAACTCTACACAAACTGACTTAAGGGACACGTTtgatgatattctatatttttcttatagtTAACAAATCCTATAAAAAGACCAAAGACTGATATATCTTTTATatatattcctctgtgccgttaACCtccaaaaactactaaaaacacgtcaatgagtcTCACAGCTGCACAGGGTGACATGTTTATCAccatgaacacatacacaacatcctgctgccagaaaaactcactagagcaccaaatgtggatcaatccgccgctgaaaatagtccccagcaaattaaagctgcaaggaTTAGTATTTTAGTTGTTGGCAACAACTTTGATAGTTCATTTATCTctttaagaattttttttcaaagcaaaaatggcaaaaattcaACGGTTCCAGCTTCtattttctttggttttctttgtattctgtgacagtaaactgagtattcTGGGATTTTGGACCGTTGggcggacaaaacaagacattttaagacatcaACCTGGACTTGTGACTcacaattttttgacattttatagactaaatgattaattgagaagaTAATCAGTACATGAATCTTGAATGAgaataattgttggttgcagtctttcaaaatatacacaattgGATCCTGTTTGTTTGCTAAAACTATAGTGGTTTTACAGTTTTAGGAAATACCTGAGccttttaaaaagtgaaataatatatcTATGGGctgtttttgaatatttaaatcTTCATGAGGAAGTGACAATCAGGAGAGAAGCCAAACTATTGAAagacattgttggtttgggtcttttcatgagatttgttgacagtaagaaaaatacagaataacacTAGACTTATCTTTTTAAGTCACATTtatatgaaacaataaaaataggatttttttgGAAACTTTCCAAGCCTGATAATGTATTGTAATGTAACGCCAATTTTCTGACCACCTTCCTTTCTCCCTCTTAACTGATCCCTCATTGGTTTGCACTTCTTGAACAATCTCTTACATCCAGTATCAACATAAATATATCaaatgaaggaagaaaaaagctCTCAAAAGGCAACTTTCACTGCGACTTTTAAGACATATGATGCATGTCCATACTAGCCGGTGGAGCCAGACTGTGACTTGATGCTGATTCTCTTGCAGGTGTTGTCTGTGCAGCGCTCCAGGATGAGCTCCGGACTCGGCCGAGGAGGGATGACCGGAGTGTCCTTCTTCAGCTCGCCCTCTGAACTGGAGCCAGGCTGCTCTGGAATGTTGTCTGTTGGTGAGAAGTGGTTTTATGGGTACATTTTGTGCGGGTATTTGTTTTCCATCATTCTGCACTCAAAAGTTTagaaattaagtttttattaagcaaaaaaatCTTGCCACAGATGTGACAAACTGATCTGCGCTGATCTGAACTGATATGCTTTCGTTACCTTGGttcttcctctccctcagcGGTGACTTGGCGCCATTGTTGGAGTCCTTCTGCAACATGGAGCTGCGGCTGCTTCTCTGCTGGAGGTAGCGGCGGCTGTTCCTGCGGTAGGAGTCTTGGCTGAGCCGCCGCGGAGCTCTGTTGTGGATGCTCTTGGCGTTTCGGATGGTTGACCTGAGAGCGAAAATGAACACATAGGAGTTGTATCTGTAAGTAGAGGTGGTGTGTGTCGaacttaaaggacgggttcataACTTTTcaagttaaaacaacagtcaggtgtccatatgagcagtgaaagagggttttcctcgctgtaatcattcctcctgttcatactggatattaaaagatccttcaaatgtgttttcaatggaagtgatggaggccaaaatccacagtgtgtccacacagtcatttaaaagttgatgtgaagtttatatgagtcttcagcagtctgagttagtcatatcaagtggatatctgacacatttacagtctttttagcatcaaattccctctttgtgtttcctcggacagtgtttcctgttgagctgcaggtggaagtatagtaacaaaaagagggactttggcactaaaaagactgtaacgttgaaagatatcaacttgatttgactcatttggacgctgaagcttcatattagcttcagataaacttttaaatccatttttgcacagaaggaggactgtggattttgtcctccatcacttatgAAGGGAtgttctgatggtcagtatgaacaggaggaatgattacagcaagaaaaacagcttaaatgttcatttgggctcctgactgttgttttaagacacagacagacttgaaaaatgtggaatctgtcctttaacatttgtttgttgattttgtttccTCCCAGCTCACCGATGAGTTTATGAACATCAACAGAGATTGAAACTAGGAGaaagtcttttaaaatgtgttatactGTAAGAAGGTAAAGCCAGTAAGGAAGCAACACACTTATTTTCAGTTATCAGTagtaaaatgtgccaaaagttGGGTGAGCATTCCTCTGGAACCCCAGTATTcattttatgatgttttgaCCTGTCATCAGACCCTGTACTGGGTATCAGCTGCCTTTAAATCCAACTCTCACCCAAGCAAAGAGCAGCTTGACCCGGCTTCATATCTATCTTGCATCTGCTCAGGCTAAACTGCATCTCTACTACTGaacagtgtaataaaaacaccaTCTGGTAGAAATAATCTGCCCACAAGAACacatatataacacatataTAAAGGAACATACAATAGTAAATCTAACATAATAAACTTCTGTCATCAAACAGACCAGAACTGTGTTTATAGGAAATATCTTTTATAAAAATGATACGtcttcagagagagaaagaaggaaagtgTCTGTttagacacagaaagagagttGAGTTCGCTGCAGTCTacagcaaacagaaatgaaatcACAAACTGTGGTGCAACAAAAGGAGAAATTGTAAAACAACACACTTCCTTTCGTCTGAAATGAGGCAACATAACGCTGAATTAACACACACGAGATGCTACGTGCAAACCTGCACATCTGTATGTATCACCATTTGAAAACAAGGTAGCAActactttttaaaacagttttaatagTACTAACTAAACTGTTCATATAGATAATCTATTAATTACTTGTAAAATGGTAATCAAATTCCTGAAATGTGCAGGagatttgttttttacaaaTTGCAGCTTGTAAATTATACAGTTTCAAGGACTTATTATCTTTTCTTTAGGGATGAAAAGGGTGATTCTGATCATATATTTCCAGCTGTAGTGTTTGACTTTCTTCTATGtgataaaaacatgtgaatCCATCCTGTGTGATCTGTAACGTACCTGCGAGGCGGTGGTTTCTGTCCCTGCACGTTCATTCTTGCCACTTCTCCCTTCCCGGATTTCTGCAGGAACATGGAGGGGAAATGACCGGTCTCGTCTCCTTTCCtgtacaaaacaataaatacaagagtgatttaaaaattttgattttaatagttttaagtacgtttttttaaggaaaaacgATAAAATTCTCCGGTTCCAGcttctttaatgtgaatattttctggtttcttcagtcctctctgacagttaactgaatatattttggttgaagacattttaagttgcatctttggcttttggaaacatttttcaccatttttctgacattttatagatcaaacaactaattgattaatcaagaaaataatcgacacGTTAATCGATATGATTACCGTTGTAAATATAACATGATAAACGCTTATTGCACATGTGAAGTTTATGATTCATTtcaatacagttttatttatccCTGCAAGAACAACTATATGCAGCAGCTCGACTATGATGCTATAAGCTTGAAAATAATGTAGAATTggtaataaatacattaatgaataaataaatataaatatacaaagatatctaaaaaagaataaaaatgactgTGACATCCAAACATGCAGCACATGCAAAGGAGACTCTGTGAAAGGTTAAAGGTCATCATCATACCTGACGACCCACCAGCCGTCCAGCAACTTGTGAATGACCTCGATGGTTTCTCCAAGGTCCAGAGAAACCTCGTCCTCCTGCTCCGCCTTGTAGGCTTTGATGGTGACGTACAGCTCTCCTGCAGGGACACacaacattgttaaaaaaaatacctgaaaatgcatttaatataaaaaaacccCCCCTAAAAACAACGTGAACAGCTTGCCTTCGTAGTTTGGATCAGCGTCCTCAGCCTCCTCCGGTCCGTCCAGAGGCTCCAGGTAGGTCGAAGGAATCCAGCCTCGTTTACTGTCACACTGACAGAACCACCAACctgaacacagcagcagctcagaacCAAAGATGCAGGGACCTGTGCCTTTCTAGTTATGTTTGTCACATTAACCTACAGCTTCAGCCCCATTTGAACAGGATAAACATTACTGGGGGAGGTGGGGAATAAAACATTCACTGTGTAATTGAGCTCATTGTCCCGAACAACACTTTAACTATTGTGAGGTTATATTCTTGGACATAAACTCGCTAACatgctaattctccagtcggtgctattaaaccgttgcagaagaagaagacacaacgagatgacgtcattgAAAGAGCGACAAAGAGCTCAAAGGAACCATGTGGAAaacgtgatggaaatatgacatttgtgtttgtctcatGTATTCATTcgaggaaggttacagtctcctcatcgctccacacaaatctgatgttttcgTCTCCtcagtgacgtttaagtcagtacgtcatcatttattcactcagtctgtttcagTTGCACTTTGCTCTGTTTTACTTTCATTGATTCAacaacttttccacctcagacAAGAGTAAAAACATTTGTGCGATATTTAGAGTCTTTTTTGAATTTTCAACGTTCCCACTCAGGTTTTTTTATgcgcaaattgaaaatgtgactAAAACCAGGTGGATGGAAACCCTATCTAttgtttcaaaacatatttttggcatttctgtacttttaatttcctgtaatttATTGGCTGACATATACGCGTTTACTATCAGGCTCTACTAGCTTCTTGTAGTTCATCACAACAGCTTTGATGATcttaaaggttttattttgttgtcatATTGGTTCCCAAATAGGCCTCTATGTTGCTGTTAACATGTTGCTGTGTGGAAAAAATGTCGCTGCAAGAATTAAATGATGTTCTATTAGTACTCAGTCCGAATGGGGTTATAATACCAACAAACTTCATAGAATACTGTTGGTGATGGTTCTTGGccaaactgtaaatgttttaatgctgttttcaAATTTTTAAGAATGAACGAGAAAGTTCAGGTTCAGCTGGAAGGTTTAATGGATGTTTATTACAGATACTTTCTCAATGCAGTGACAGATGCTTGTTTAAAACCTGAGTCACTGCTAATGTTTTGTGCCCTAATAAACTCATTAAGTTGTGTCTTACTGCCCTCCTGTTTCTTTATAATTAACTTGTTAATCAGATCtaagtattttaacattttaacattcagttttcctgttttattttcccttAAGTAGTTTTAAGGTTGTAAAAATCATCTTATTCCACAATATGAGAGTATCACATATATTCTGTATAATTCATTGAAGCTTTATGATGTTTATACTGAGTcaaatattcaaacccaagaTGTTATTTGTAGCTGCACAATTCCATAAAAGGGAAATATTCTGCATCATTTTAGACACATGTCCACAAAATTTAGCCTGACTAAGTCTCCCGGAATCTAAAATAAGGAGATTAAAGTGTTGAACTCTTCTCACCGTTCTGATTTTTCTCCACAATTTCCACGAGGTCATCGGTGTGCAGAGTGATCTCATGTTTGGTTGTCTTGGTGTAGTCGGCGACAACTCTGTAGGTGTCCAATATGATGGGTCCAGAAATCACTGAGAGGTAAAACACAA
Proteins encoded in this region:
- the ncf1 gene encoding neutrophil cytosol factor 1 isoform X1; protein product: MSLCTHQRRFHQLNMEEKYVRHVELLGFEKRFYPSQHYVYMMMVKWSDLTEKLIYRKYPEMHTFHKSLKEMFPIESGKIEKKDRIIPSLPAPRWVNTQKSTEKGQTTLAGYCHSLINLPPHISRCKLLTSFFKVRPEDENPPAPNTLKREETFVESRELARGNTSVISGPIILDTYRVVADYTKTTKHEITLHTDDLVEIVEKNQNGWWFCQCDSKRGWIPSTYLEPLDGPEEAEDADPNYEGELYVTIKAYKAEQEDEVSLDLGETIEVIHKLLDGWWVVRKGDETGHFPSMFLQKSGKGEVARMNVQGQKPPPRRSTIRNAKSIHNRAPRRLSQDSYRRNSRRYLQQRSSRSSMLQKDSNNGAKSPLRERKNQDNIPEQPGSSSEGELKKDTPVIPPRPSPELILERCTDNTCKRISIKSQSGSTG
- the ncf1 gene encoding neutrophil cytosol factor 1 isoform X3 — encoded protein: MEEKYVRHVELLGFEKRFYPSQHYVYMMMVKWSDLTEKLIYRKYPEMHTFHKSLKEMFPIESGKIEKKDRIIPSLPAPRWVNTQKSTEKGQTTLAGYCHSLINLPPHISRCKLLTSFFKVRPEDENPPAPNTLKREETFVESRELARGNTSVISGPIILDTYRVVADYTKTTKHEITLHTDDLVEIVEKNQNGWWFCQCDSKRGWIPSTYLEPLDGPEEAEDADPNYEGELYVTIKAYKAEQEDEVSLDLGETIEVIHKLLDGWWVVRKGDETGHFPSMFLQKSGKGEVARMNVQGQKPPPRRSTIRNAKSIHNRAPRRLSQDSYRRNSRRYLQQRSSRSSMLQKDSNNGAKSPLRERKNQDNIPEQPGSSSEGELKKDTPVIPPRPSPELILERCTDNTCKRISIKSQSGSTG
- the ncf1 gene encoding neutrophil cytosol factor 1 isoform X2, whose protein sequence is MTENIKQMTTLNMEEKYVRHVELLGFEKRFYPSQHYVYMMMVKWSDLTEKLIYRKYPEMHTFHKSLKEMFPIESGKIEKKDRIIPSLPAPRWVNTQKSTEKGQTTLAGYCHSLINLPPHISRCKLLTSFFKVRPEDENPPAPNTLKREETFVESRELARGNTSVISGPIILDTYRVVADYTKTTKHEITLHTDDLVEIVEKNQNGWWFCQCDSKRGWIPSTYLEPLDGPEEAEDADPNYEGELYVTIKAYKAEQEDEVSLDLGETIEVIHKLLDGWWVVRKGDETGHFPSMFLQKSGKGEVARMNVQGQKPPPRRSTIRNAKSIHNRAPRRLSQDSYRRNSRRYLQQRSSRSSMLQKDSNNGAKSPLRERKNQDNIPEQPGSSSEGELKKDTPVIPPRPSPELILERCTDNTCKRISIKSQSGSTG